Proteins encoded together in one Aminipila butyrica window:
- a CDS encoding methyl-accepting chemotaxis protein: MKNLSIGKKLSLTFGLVLVLYVGALFIALFFGMRIVGNSFSGFYSGPHEVIYTAMDLRRSTQVIEKGLLKLATAENSADLTEYQNEIEQAANDFNTDITFLKQNLTLDENIKKADEILAKQGSLKAARQEFLQYIQQGDSNKALAIYNSQYAPLADEVRDLAIAISNTTKTVGDDYYSHAKSTELRVTLAVILYFLVSMAIAAILCVYIIRSITRPIREIEAAAKLLADGKLNADVNYSSKDELGSLANSIHILIKKLSSYIYDIERVLQRISDGDLTVSIDINYQNDFAPIKQSMEKIITSLNTTLSQISTSSQQVAVGSEQMSSGAQELAQGATEQAGSAEELAVSVAEVSEKVQGNANHSQQARNDMKETISEIRQGDEQMKKLVSAMDEIANSSGKIEKIIKTIEDIAFQTNILALNAAVEAARAGSAGKGFAVVADEVRNLANKSASAAKDTSGLIQSAIETIKNGDVMVAEVETYLNQIALKAEGVASLVDEIAESSEYQANYIEQINTNVNQISSVIQTNSATAEESAAASEELSAQAEMLNALVSHFKLQSEFDSNLNQ, from the coding sequence ATGAAGAACTTATCTATAGGAAAGAAGCTGTCATTGACGTTTGGACTTGTGCTGGTGCTGTATGTCGGAGCATTGTTTATTGCTCTATTTTTTGGCATGAGAATCGTTGGCAATTCCTTTTCGGGCTTTTACAGTGGTCCCCACGAAGTAATTTATACCGCCATGGACCTACGCAGATCGACGCAGGTCATTGAAAAGGGTCTGCTTAAGTTAGCTACTGCCGAAAATTCCGCCGACCTCACAGAGTACCAAAATGAAATAGAGCAAGCGGCCAATGATTTCAATACCGACATCACCTTTTTGAAGCAAAACCTCACCCTCGACGAAAATATTAAAAAAGCCGATGAAATTCTTGCCAAGCAGGGATCGTTGAAAGCGGCACGGCAAGAATTTTTACAGTATATCCAGCAAGGAGACTCGAATAAAGCGCTGGCAATTTACAACTCCCAGTATGCACCTTTGGCTGATGAAGTTCGTGATCTTGCCATTGCAATTAGTAACACCACCAAGACTGTCGGCGATGATTACTACAGCCACGCGAAATCCACCGAATTAAGAGTAACCCTGGCCGTCATTCTATATTTTCTGGTTTCCATGGCCATTGCTGCAATTTTATGTGTATATATCATTCGCAGCATCACACGCCCTATACGAGAAATTGAGGCTGCTGCCAAATTGCTGGCTGATGGAAAGTTAAACGCAGATGTCAATTATAGCTCTAAAGATGAACTTGGCTCTCTAGCAAATAGTATTCATATATTGATTAAAAAATTGAGCAGCTACATCTACGATATTGAGCGGGTTTTGCAGCGCATATCGGATGGGGACCTGACTGTCTCTATCGACATAAATTATCAAAACGATTTTGCTCCAATCAAGCAATCCATGGAAAAAATTATTACATCGCTAAATACCACCCTTTCACAGATTAGTACCTCTTCACAGCAGGTCGCAGTAGGCTCCGAGCAAATGTCTTCCGGCGCTCAAGAGCTTGCACAGGGAGCTACCGAACAGGCCGGCTCTGCGGAGGAATTGGCGGTATCCGTTGCTGAAGTCTCAGAAAAGGTGCAAGGCAACGCGAATCATTCCCAGCAGGCCAGAAATGATATGAAAGAAACCATCTCAGAAATCCGTCAAGGCGATGAACAAATGAAAAAGTTAGTCTCCGCAATGGATGAAATCGCTAATTCATCAGGTAAAATCGAGAAAATAATTAAAACTATTGAAGATATTGCCTTTCAAACAAATATTCTAGCACTTAACGCCGCCGTGGAAGCTGCACGTGCTGGTTCTGCCGGCAAGGGCTTTGCGGTAGTTGCCGATGAAGTACGCAATCTGGCCAATAAAAGTGCATCGGCAGCAAAAGACACCTCGGGGCTAATTCAATCTGCTATAGAAACCATAAAAAATGGAGATGTCATGGTAGCTGAAGTGGAAACGTATCTAAATCAAATTGCGCTAAAAGCTGAAGGGGTAGCCTCACTGGTCGATGAAATAGCAGAGTCTTCCGAATATCAGGCCAATTATATCGAACAAATAAATACAAACGTTAATCAGATATCCAGTGTAATACAGACCAACTCCGCCACCGCAGAAGAAAGTGCAGCTGCTAGTGAAGAATTATCTGCACAGGCAGAAATGCTCAATGCTTTAGTATCTCACTTTAAATTGCAAAGTGAATTTGATTCTAACTTAAATCAATAG
- a CDS encoding Ppx/GppA phosphatase family protein, which produces MYGVIDIGSNTIRLAVYEVENKEIKLLFNKKSAASLASYVDKEGALSTKGIHKAISVLKDFKIFADNLPLAQLFVFATASLRNITNSESAVAQISQKTGLAIDLVSGEQEGIYDFFGVSLQTQLNTGLLIDIGGGSTEFVVYQDGVIEKSVSIPIGSLNLHKKYVKGVLPSQKEVQKICKRINKELETISGIQAAPLLYGVGGTLRAACKLNNQLFDLPSDCNKIKLKSLQEIILGFSGNARIVIQKMLESTPERIHTIFPGILILHEICKKFDTKIIYVSSYGIREGYLFTKLFSEEDNHVRI; this is translated from the coding sequence ATGTATGGTGTAATCGATATTGGCTCCAATACCATCAGGCTGGCGGTCTATGAGGTGGAGAACAAAGAAATCAAATTGCTTTTTAATAAAAAGAGTGCCGCCAGTTTGGCCTCCTATGTGGATAAGGAAGGTGCCTTATCTACCAAAGGAATCCATAAAGCGATATCTGTTTTAAAGGATTTTAAAATCTTTGCGGACAATCTTCCCCTCGCCCAATTATTTGTGTTTGCTACCGCATCCCTTCGCAACATCACAAATTCTGAAAGTGCCGTTGCTCAAATTTCTCAAAAAACGGGACTTGCTATTGATCTTGTCTCTGGGGAACAGGAGGGCATTTATGATTTTTTTGGCGTTTCTTTACAGACTCAGTTAAATACAGGGCTTTTAATTGATATCGGCGGTGGAAGCACCGAATTTGTGGTGTATCAAGATGGTGTAATTGAAAAATCGGTATCTATCCCAATTGGCTCTCTTAACTTACATAAAAAATATGTAAAAGGTGTTCTTCCCTCACAAAAAGAGGTCCAAAAGATATGCAAGCGGATAAACAAAGAACTAGAAACCATATCCGGCATTCAAGCAGCTCCTTTGTTGTATGGGGTAGGAGGCACCTTGAGAGCTGCTTGCAAGCTGAACAATCAACTGTTTGATTTACCTTCCGACTGCAATAAAATTAAGCTCAAATCATTACAAGAAATTATCTTAGGGTTTTCTGGCAATGCCCGAATTGTGATTCAGAAGATGTTGGAAAGCACACCAGAAAGAATTCATACCATTTTCCCTGGCATTTTAATTCTCCATGAAATATGCAAAAAATTTGACACAAAGATTATCTATGTTTCTTCCTATGGCATCCGAGAAGGCTATCTTTTCACTAAATTGTTCTCAGAGGAGGATAACCATGTCAGAATATAA
- a CDS encoding tyrosine-type recombinase/integrase encodes MKEKKKLLQESINRPTLAASHTSLNAATAFAAWLNGNLTIRVKPSTYESYYRCVTKYVIPFYQEEGNEQLSVQTAMDFSSRINNYQGLSRSYKRKILTIYKTALRELLKDTSEYNTVLNAIFMPRLSGTDVLVLSVREQKLIEMAIVGSNDMKLLGVLLCFYTGIRLGEVCGLKWADIDFEAGTMVVARTVSRVKNFNQTGGKTTLYIGTPKSAHSNRKIPLPGFWIELVKKLKRNSFNDNFFILSDTERPLDPRKYQNLFQTLLKQSGVKSRKFHAIRHTFATRALELGVDIKTLSEILGHSNVSITLNIYAHSMFEQKKKAIEKLNTMYITHTEPTIFAVNNSVVNA; translated from the coding sequence GTGAAAGAAAAGAAAAAACTACTTCAAGAATCAATCAACAGACCTACGCTGGCAGCCTCACACACCAGTTTGAATGCCGCAACGGCATTTGCTGCGTGGCTCAATGGCAACCTCACGATTCGAGTGAAGCCATCGACCTATGAAAGCTATTACCGATGTGTCACCAAATATGTCATCCCCTTTTACCAAGAAGAAGGAAATGAGCAGCTTTCCGTTCAGACTGCTATGGATTTTTCAAGCCGAATCAATAATTATCAAGGACTTTCCCGCTCTTATAAGAGAAAAATATTAACTATTTATAAAACCGCCCTACGAGAGCTGCTGAAGGATACTAGTGAATATAACACCGTATTAAATGCAATCTTTATGCCTAGGCTCTCTGGCACAGATGTATTAGTGCTTTCTGTCAGGGAGCAAAAATTAATCGAAATGGCCATTGTTGGCTCAAATGACATGAAGTTGTTGGGTGTTCTTCTGTGTTTCTATACCGGAATCCGTCTTGGTGAGGTTTGCGGACTAAAATGGGCAGATATTGATTTCGAAGCTGGAACCATGGTAGTTGCGCGAACCGTATCCCGTGTAAAAAACTTTAATCAAACAGGAGGGAAAACAACCCTTTATATTGGCACCCCGAAAAGTGCCCATTCAAACCGAAAGATTCCATTACCTGGTTTTTGGATTGAATTAGTAAAAAAGCTTAAAAGGAACTCTTTTAACGATAATTTCTTTATCTTATCAGATACAGAACGGCCTCTTGACCCTAGAAAATATCAAAACCTATTCCAGACCCTTTTAAAACAATCCGGTGTAAAAAGCCGCAAGTTTCACGCCATTCGCCATACCTTTGCCACCAGAGCCCTAGAGCTTGGAGTAGATATTAAAACCCTTAGTGAAATTTTAGGACATTCCAATGTGTCTATTACCCTTAATATTTATGCGCATTCCATGTTTGAGCAAAAAAAGAAAGCAATTGAAAAGCTGAATACCATGTATATTACACATACCGAACCAACGATATTCGCCGTCAATAACTCCGTCGTAAATGCATAG
- the ppk1 gene encoding polyphosphate kinase 1 produces the protein MSEYKPLQSYTQNRELSWLRFNERVLDEACDKTVPLLERLKFISIFTSNLDEFFMIRVGSLFDLSLMDDSYQDNKSGMTANEQLEKVYQMVKPLYEKRADAYREVLSELKNYDIYSLEYHELTKNEQVYLENYFKTNINPILSPQIVDVHHPFPFMPNKSLFIAVLLKRKGQELAGILPMPQMLPELIFLPGNDVRFIKTEKILYHFSDKVFKKDQILEKNCICVTRNADIRFEDEIFELEEDFKARMVTLLHKRKKLSTIRLEAHYDLSTKLSDYFCDKLSITPEQVYITLADIKVDHVFSLFAKLSSNQLRQLSYAPFTPAPSQNIDNSKSILSQVKEKDLLLFYPFESMGSFLQMLKEAAADPKVISIKITIYRLARNSRLVDYLCTAAENGKEVTIVMELRARFDEHNNIDWSEKLENAGCRVLYGLPEYKIHSKVCLITYKEKNTVNYITQIGTGNYNETTAELYTDFSLLTADTAIGQDAVEFFKHLFIGNIDGSYNRLFVSPSQLKAPLLALIEKEIQKGGEGRIVIKINSLTDLDFINKLVEASRAGVQIKLLVRGICCILPGIPGLTENITVISVVGRFLEHSRVYSFGHGDDQKLYISLSRLNDTQHRTTNRGSLSRAGPGSQVAD, from the coding sequence ATGTCAGAATATAAACCGTTGCAATCCTATACCCAAAACCGCGAACTTTCCTGGCTTCGATTTAATGAACGGGTTTTAGATGAAGCTTGTGATAAAACAGTTCCTTTGTTGGAACGACTAAAGTTTATCTCTATATTTACTAGTAATTTAGATGAATTTTTTATGATTCGTGTTGGCAGCCTTTTTGATTTGTCTTTAATGGATGACTCATACCAAGATAACAAATCTGGTATGACAGCAAACGAACAGCTAGAAAAGGTTTATCAAATGGTAAAACCTCTCTATGAAAAGCGGGCTGACGCCTACCGAGAGGTTCTTTCCGAGTTAAAGAATTATGATATTTATTCCCTGGAATATCACGAACTGACTAAAAATGAACAAGTTTACCTTGAAAATTATTTTAAGACCAACATTAATCCAATTCTTTCCCCGCAGATCGTGGACGTTCATCACCCGTTTCCCTTTATGCCAAACAAATCCTTATTTATCGCGGTGCTACTAAAGCGCAAAGGACAAGAACTGGCGGGAATTCTACCCATGCCGCAGATGCTGCCTGAACTTATTTTCCTGCCAGGGAACGACGTGCGGTTTATCAAAACAGAAAAAATTCTTTACCACTTTTCAGATAAGGTGTTTAAGAAAGATCAAATTTTAGAAAAAAACTGTATTTGCGTTACAAGAAATGCGGATATTCGCTTCGAAGATGAAATTTTTGAACTGGAAGAAGACTTTAAAGCCCGCATGGTGACCTTACTCCATAAAAGAAAGAAATTAAGCACTATACGGTTAGAAGCTCATTACGACTTAAGCACTAAGCTTTCCGATTATTTTTGTGATAAACTGAGCATAACTCCTGAGCAGGTATATATCACCCTTGCAGATATAAAGGTAGATCATGTGTTTTCCCTCTTTGCAAAGTTGTCTTCCAATCAGCTACGGCAGCTTAGTTATGCGCCTTTTACTCCGGCCCCCTCCCAAAATATTGACAATTCTAAGAGCATTTTATCTCAGGTAAAAGAAAAGGACTTACTATTGTTTTATCCCTTTGAAAGCATGGGAAGTTTCCTCCAAATGTTGAAAGAGGCCGCGGCTGATCCCAAAGTTATATCAATTAAAATCACCATTTACCGCTTGGCCAGAAATTCCCGGCTGGTGGATTATTTATGCACTGCCGCAGAAAATGGCAAAGAAGTAACGATTGTCATGGAGCTCCGGGCACGCTTTGATGAACACAATAACATTGACTGGTCAGAAAAGTTGGAAAACGCCGGATGCCGCGTGTTATACGGACTCCCTGAGTATAAAATCCATTCCAAGGTCTGTCTTATCACCTATAAAGAAAAAAATACAGTAAATTATATTACCCAAATCGGAACAGGCAATTACAATGAGACAACCGCTGAGTTATATACAGATTTTTCACTTCTCACCGCCGATACAGCCATTGGTCAAGATGCGGTTGAGTTTTTTAAGCACCTGTTCATTGGCAATATTGATGGAAGCTATAACCGTTTGTTTGTATCCCCCTCTCAACTGAAAGCACCGCTGCTGGCATTGATAGAGAAGGAGATACAAAAAGGCGGCGAAGGTCGCATCGTCATAAAAATCAACTCTCTGACAGATCTAGATTTTATCAATAAATTAGTAGAGGCCTCTCGCGCGGGTGTTCAAATCAAGCTGCTTGTCAGAGGTATTTGTTGTATACTCCCCGGTATTCCCGGCTTGACGGAAAATATTACGGTCATCAGTGTTGTCGGAAGGTTTTTAGAGCATTCCAGAGTTTATAGTTTTGGACATGGAGACGATCAAAAGCTTTACATATCCCTCAGCAGACTTAATGACACGCAACACAGAACGACGAATCGAGGTAGCCTGTCCCGTGCTGGACCGGGAAGTCAAGTGGCAGATTAA
- a CDS encoding HD-GYP domain-containing protein — MEKTLGVTRPIAEILKLLPTEETHHMLRVGILVEHFTQELLAHGVIKDPCKNCKYFGAAAFYHDIGKAWIPHEILTKPDKLTETETLIMRNHPVFAQKLFVQLNRGIIVGIPEHLIQLARDAAMYHHEWWDGNGYPYGMKQDEIPLIASITSICDAYDAMTSNRVYRNRHSRDHAHKELLKHAGTQFNPHLVQAFLAKK, encoded by the coding sequence ATGGAGAAAACTTTAGGTGTCACCAGGCCTATTGCAGAGATCCTTAAATTACTTCCGACAGAGGAAACGCATCATATGCTGCGAGTGGGAATATTAGTAGAACATTTCACGCAGGAACTTCTCGCCCATGGTGTTATAAAGGACCCTTGTAAGAATTGTAAATATTTTGGGGCGGCCGCGTTTTATCATGACATTGGCAAGGCCTGGATTCCACACGAAATATTGACGAAGCCGGACAAGCTGACCGAAACAGAAACATTGATTATGCGGAATCATCCCGTATTTGCACAAAAACTTTTTGTGCAGTTAAATCGCGGAATCATTGTTGGCATACCTGAGCACTTAATACAATTAGCGAGGGATGCCGCCATGTACCATCATGAATGGTGGGATGGAAACGGTTATCCTTATGGCATGAAACAAGATGAAATCCCGCTTATTGCAAGCATCACTTCTATTTGTGATGCTTATGATGCGATGACCAGCAACAGGGTATATCGAAATCGTCACTCCCGTGATCATGCACACAAGGAACTGCTGAAACATGCAGGAACTCAATTTAACCCTCATCTCGTTCAGGCCTTTCTGGCTAAAAAATAG